The Nitrospirota bacterium DNA window GGAAAGCTGAAGCCGGGAGAGATATCTCGGATTCCAGACACGCCATTTGTACATCTCTATGTCACAAATGGCATGCTTGAACTTGAAAATTCCGGCGTGCTTCAGGCCGGGGATGCTGTCAGATTGACTTCCGCCGGATCGTTACGGATCACAGCCGATTCTAAAATGGGCGCCAATATCTTGATTTGGGAGACAATCCAGAATGTTACTTCATCTTAATCAAAGGAAATAACCGATGCGTCTATCTGGTCAAATGCCGGATGTCACTGCCGGTGGCATTGCGGGATAGAATCCCCGTGGAACCAGATTAAAAATCATCGTCCCAGAGGATCTTTCCCTCTTCACTGACTAACGCAACGCATACACGGTCTTTTTGTCGATCAAATCTGAAGTTCAGTAATTCCTTTTCTGTTGCATTATACATTGCATTGAAAGCCCGGGCAGCTTCCTTGCTTTTCCAGAATTCATACGTGTCAATCGTCTTTTTTACGAAAATCTTTTGAGGACAAATGGCAAATACATTGATCTTCTCATGGGTTCGTTGTAAGGCACGGGCAAGCGGACTTTCCCCCGGCAAGGAAGCCGGTAGTCCGAGCTGACGGCGGCTTTCCTGGGCATCTTTACGCAATTCGGCAAGTTCGTCATAGAGATAAATCATCTTAAACCCATTTCGCTCCAGAATGCCCTGGCGAACATCCATGACCCGGAAAATACGGGCAAGCACCGAGGTTAGATTGGGTTCCTCTTCAAAGTCAGAATTGAGCGGCAAGACAAACAGGAGGTCGCAATGATGTACCGCGGCAATCACACTCGGAAGATTATCAATCACTCCGCCATCTTCAAAATATTGACCCTTTCTTTTGAAATACGGAAAGAGCGGGGGCAGATCCATAGAGGTAAATACCGCCGCTTTTAATTCTTCCATAAATTTTGTGCTTTCTCCGGCAGGGTCGAGAATATCGTATTTTATTCCGGAAATAGGCACAGGCGCGGCTTCATTGGTGGCACACTCCAATTCTCCGGTCCTTACATTTGAACGGGTGAAAAAGAATTTGATCTCGGATGCTCGAATCGTATCGGATATTTTCTGATCCTTGCAAAACAGGGATTCAAAAACATTTTGCCAGGGTATTGAAGAGAGAAAGGCATTTCGGAAAAAGGGAATGTACCAGGAGGGTGCTGTAAGCGATTTTGCGTTGATCAATCCCCACCAACGTTCGTGAATACTCTTGCCCTGCCATTCCGGATAGGGCTGGATGAACCGGGCAAGCCAGAACAGGGCATTCCATGAACCAATCGAAGTTGCGGCAATTACCTTGACTTTTTCAAGTGCGCCCCTTTTTTCCAGGAAGCGATAGATGGCTTTCATTGATCCGGCCTGGAACGCCCCTTTCGCTCCTCCTCCCGCCAAAACGATACCGATCCGCTTTACATGATCAAATTCCTTTGAAGTGGTTACCGGCACGTTCATCGTACTTGGTATGCCGGAGGGATAATGTTGAGGTTTCCATTTTAGCCAGATGAGGATCCCATTGAGCAGGACAGACAGATTGTAGGCCACAATGAATCCTAGAACCAGGATAAGCATCAGAAAATTCGCCAAAAGGAATTCATTGAAATTATTGAGAAGGGGATTGGTCGAACCCGTGGGGAAGAACAGTGCCAATAAATCCCTGGTCCACCGGAATCCATAAAAAATCCAAAAAAGTGTCATGAAGAAAAAGGATATGGAGAAAGCCCACGGCAAACGAAATAGGATCCAGACCGGCAGGAAAGAGACCTGTTTCAGGATATTCATCATGGTATTATTCACAATCCCTCTATTTTTGTGCCGAGCTGATCTTAAATCAATCCAGAGCATACAGGCCAGATTTTGAATGGGTGACCTTTGGACGCTATGTCGAATTAGAGATTAGTCATCTCGCCACCACATTTCAAGACATTCCGACTTCTTAAGGGAATAGAGATCTCGTGCGGTTATTTTAATTTCACAAAATGTGTTGATATCTATCTTGGTCCTGATGCTAATATCATGTGAGTGCCAATGTATCAGTCGATCATTCTCAATTCAAGAAAGTTGAATGAATGTTCAAGGGCTGGCGCAATCGTGGAGCATATTAACGAGAGAGGAAGATATCATGATTAATTTCAATAAGGGGATTTCTAATCAATTTCATATTCTGAAAAGAATCGGCGTATTCATTATATCTATTTTTACTTTTGTCTCTTTGTCTGCGACCCATACGAAACCCGTTTTGGCTCTCGACAATGAAGCGATGAGAGGAAAAGAGATTTTCGCTAAGATGGTCTGCTCAGCCTGTCATCAGATACATGGAGAGGGGGCGCAAGTCGGTCCGGATCTATCCTACGTCGGGGACAAACGAGACCGAAAATGGCTGCTCGCTCACTTTAAAGATCCGAAAAGCCTTTCACCGAATTCCATGATGCCCCCGGTCGCCCTGCCAGAGTCTGATTTGGCCGCCTTAACGAATTATATGTTGAGCTTGAAAAAAGAGAACAAATGAAAATGGGTTTGGAATCGGAAACGGGATCTCAAATGAACGCAAGTTGAAACAATAGGAGCAAGTTATGGCGAAGATTGTCATTATCGGAGCGTCGATTGGAGGTCTCCCTGCGGCTTATGAATGCGCTGACCTTCTGGGCAAAAAACATGCGGTTTCGGTCATTTCCAATGTTGATTTCTTTCATTTTGTTCCATCGAATCCCTGGGTCAGCGTGGGATGGCGAACACGAGCGGACATATCTTTTCCCCTGGCGCCTATTCTTGAGAAGAAGGGGATTGAATTTATTCAGTGTCCGGCCGAACGAATTGACCCGAAATTATCACAAGTGATGACCGCCAAGGGGACGGTTTCCTATGATTATCTGATTATTGCAACAGGTCCGAAGCTCAATTTCCCGGCGATTCCCGGGCTTGGACCAAGTGGCTACAGCCAATCGATTTGCACGGTATCTCATGCCGAACAGGCGTGGGGAGCCTATCAGGGATTCCTGAAAGATCCTGGTCCGATTGTCGTCGGTGCGGCTCAAGGGGCTTCCTGTTTTGGCCCTGCTTACGAGATGGCTTTTATCTTATCTTCTGATCTTAGAAAGAAAAAAATCCGGCGAAAGGTTCCGATCACGTTTATTACTCCCGAACCTTATATTGGCCACATGGGACTTGCGGGCGTAGGAAAATCGAGACGGGCGATGGAGGATGAATTTGCGGACCAGGATATCAAATATGTTGTGAACGCCAGCATTAAGGAGGTCAAACCGGGTGCAATGGTGCTGGAAAGTGGACAGGAAGTTCCTTTCCGGTATTCGATGATTATCCCGTCGTTTACCGGCGTCGACGCGGTAGCGCAGACCGAAGGACTTTGCAATCCAAAAGGGTTTGTTAATATCGATAAATACCAGGCCAATCCGCTCTACAAGAATATCTATGCGGTCGGTGTCTGTGTGGCGATTCCGCCGGTGGAGGTTACTCAGGTTCCCACAGGAGCTCCAAAAACAGGATATATGATCGAGTCGATGGTCGCCGCCGCAGTTCACAATATCAAGGCGGATATTGAAAATAATCCGAAACGGGAGACTGCAACCTGGAATGCCATCTGTCTTGCAGATATGGGAGATACCGGAATTGCCTTTGTCGCGTTGCCGCAGATGGCCCCCCGGAATCTGAACTGGATGAAAAAGGGAAAATGGGTCCATCTGGCCAAAATCGGATTGGAAAAATATTTCCTGAATAAAATGAAAAAGGGGAAAACCGATCCCTTTTATGAAAAAGCCATTTTAAACCTGTTGGGGATCCCTAAATTGGAGAAATAGGAACGCCCGAGGCAACCTGCGGCTTCCTAAGATTCTGTCGATAGAATTTGTCCTTGCATTTTGTGGCGAAGAGGTGTAAATTAGTTCATATAAACGTTAACTAATTAAAATACATTTTAATGGATAATGAAATATGATCAGACCTAATCGACTTATTTATGAAATGCAGGCTGAAATTTGTTCCGCACTTGGCCATCCCTTGAGACTGGAGATTCTGGATCTCCTTTCGGACGGAGAAAAGAACAGTAGTCAACTACTCGAAACCTTGCATATTCCCAAGGCAAACCTTTCTCAACATCTTTCGGTTCTAAAGGATTCAGGATTAATCAAATCCCGCCGAGAGAGTCAATTCCAGTATTTCGAAGTCGCCATTCCCCAAATTAAAGATGCGTGCGAGATCGTAAAAAGAGTCTTGAATGAGAAAATGCACGGGCAGGAGCAAATTGCCGCCGAAGTAAAGCGGAAACTTAAATCAGGACAGCGCTAACGATCGTGAGTGATTTGAGATGATGACTCGTTTCGGACAACTGGCAAGGTTTTTGTTTCTGACGGTAGTCCTGAGTGTTTTGATTCCCTCAAACGCGAAGGGGGATCCGCCTCCGGTAGAATTGCCGTTCCTGGACGTTTGGTCTCTGGTTAAGGAAAATTCGATCTCTGAAAAGGCGGCGTTCCTTGAATTTGAGGCCATTCAGATTGAAAAAGAGAGAATCTCATACGAAAACGTTCCGCGAGTCTATTTGGATATGAGAGCTTTTTCAACGGATGACCCCGCTGTTTCATTTATGTCTATTCTGGGTCAAAGGGAGATTCGAACCGGCGATTTTGCACCGGAATCACTCAACTATCCTGGTTATCAGTTCTATCAGAAGGCTACTTTGGGAGCCGAGTGGAATCTGTATGATGGCGGATCGCGAAGTGCCAGACTTCGCTCACAGGATAAAGCGCTCCTGGCCAAGACCTACGGGACCCAGTATGACACGCTATACCTTTATCATGAGACGTTACTTCTTTTCGGGACATTCAAGATTTTTCAAAAAGAGTCCTCACAGCTCGAGAGTCTTTCAGACACGACCAGAGGTCTTTTGGAGAATTATCGAATCGGAGTTAAACGGAACCCGTTAGGGTATTCAGGCCTTCTGGGTCTTAAGAGTGTTGCAAACAGAATTAAGGAGGCAATCTCTGAGAACGACTCCCGAATCAGGCTGGTGAAAAATACGCTGGAAGAAAGAGGGGTCGGCCTCCCGAAACGATGGATCCCGGCAAAGGAGCCTGGTAAAGAGAGTATTCTGACTTTCGCCGATTACTTTCTTAAGCCAAATAAAAATTCCTTTGCCGAAAAAAAGTCCCCCCGGGCAGAAATGATGTTTGCGGAAGCCCAGGCTTCCGAACTTCAAATTGAAGGGGAGAAGGCCAAAACTCGCCCTCAGGTGGGTCTTTTTTCGGAAGGGTATCTTGCCGACGGGAACCGGGATGCCGCGGCTTCTTATGTGTTGGGACTCTATTTCCGATGGAATCTGCTCAGTTCAGAAACTTACCGCAAAACCGATCAGGCTAGAATCTCCGCCAGCGCCCTCAAAGCCCGCGCCGAGGATTTTCAACTTCAAGAAAAAATTGAGTTTGAAAATGCTTCTGTTTCCGCATCGGCGCTTCGGCAACGAATTGCTTTATTAGAGGAAAATACCGCTCTTCTGGAAGAGCAGTTGAAAACCTCGCAGAAACTTTTTGCGAGTGGATCGATAAACGTTCTTCAGTTAGTCGAGGTGATCAATCAAAAACTGGATCTAAACATTCGTCTGGGAAATGCCGAGGCAGAATATGTTCAGGCGAAAATAGTCCAGGCCAAAGGTTCAGGAGTTGAAATTCCGTTTTCAGGCAAGAGAGGCCCCTATGCCGAATAAAGGCGACAAGATGGGTGTGGCCGGACTTCTCTCTCATCTCTTTATTCAATCCAAACTTACACCCGTGGTGGTTATCGTCAGCCTTCTCCTGGGAATAGGTGCCGTTTGGCTGACTCCGAAAGAGGAAGAGCCGCAAATCACCCTTCCCATGGTCGATATTCAGACGGATGTGCCCGGATTTGAAGCGGCAGAGGTCGAAAGGCATGTGACCGAACCCATCGAGCGTGCGGTCTGGGGATTGAGCGGGGTGGAATATGTCTATTCATCCAGCAGTCCCCATTCGAGTCTGGTCACGGTCCGGTTTAAAGTCGGTGAGCCGTTGGAGCCGAGTCTGGTCAAAGTTCATCACAAACTGCTAAGCATCCGTAACGAACTTCCATCTGTGGCTCTCGCTTCGGAAGTAAAATCATTTTCAATTGATGACGTTCCTTTTTTGGCACTTACATTCAGATCCAGGACGCGGGACGATTTTTCATTGCGTACGCTGGTTGCTCCGCTTGCACGGGAACTTTCGAGTACACCCGATTTGAGCCGGGTCGAAATGCTCGGTGGACAAAAGAGAGCCGTTCGGGTGATTGCGGATCCGAAACTACTTGCTTCTCGGGGGGTCTCCCTGGTGGCCGTTGCAGATGCACTTCGGGCCAACGATGCTTTTGCACCGGCGGGGAAGACGTGGGACCGGAAAGCAATTTATGATGTCGAAATTGGAAAACGGCCGACCCGGGCTGAAGATATTGAAAGCATTGCCATCGGTCAAAGAGGCGGCAAGATCGTTCATATCAAGGATGTGGCAACCGTTGTCGATGGGCCGGAGGAGCAGACCCGGGCTTCCATTCTCTTCGACAAAGCAGAGGAAGGGTTTCCACAAAAAGCGGTCACGATTGTTTTTGCCAAACGGAAGGGCACGAATGTGGTTGTTCTTGCAAAGCAGCTTTTGGATCGGGCGGCGACATTTTCGAAAGCGCTTCCTCCGGATATCCGGATGACGGCTGTCCGAAACTACGGATCCACTGCTGCTGACAAGTCCAACGAATTGATCAAACACCTTCTTCTGGCCACGCTATCGGTGACAGTTCTTATTGCGATCATGATGGGGATCCGGGCATCGCTCATTGTCGCGATCGCCATCCCGGTCACTCTGTCGATTACGCTGATCATTTATTATTTTCTAGGATATACGCTTAATCGCGTAACTCTCTTTGCTCTGATCTTTTCGATCGGCATTCTGGTAGACGATGCGATTGTCGTCGTCGAAAATATCGAACGGCATCTGAGATCCGGAACGACGGGCGGTCTCACGCGAACGGTCATTCGTGCGGTTTCCGAAGTGGGGAATCCGACCATCCTGGCGACCTTTGCGGTGATTGCCGCAGTCCTGCCGATGGCGTTTGTCAGAGGGATGATGGGCCCCTATATGAAACCGATTCCCATTGGTGCAAGCCTCGCCATGATCTGTTCTCTTCTTGTTGCCTTTGTGATCACGCCGTGGGCGGCTATTCGATTTCTTCGCGTCCATCCGGAATCGAACCCGGTAAAAGGGCAGGAAAGTCTCCAAAAGAACGGATGTTTCGATCAAACCTACCGAACTGTGACCGGACGTCTCCTCTTTAATCCGCTATTGGCTTTAGGATCGGGTCTCCTCATCATGGCCCTGCTTGCCGTAAGCGGAAGCCTTATTTATTTGAAAATGGTCAAGGTGAAAATGCTTCCGTTCGACAATAAGAATGAGTTTCAGCTTTTAATCGATTATCCGCCGACAACCTCCCTGTCCGAAAGCTTACGGTGGTCGTCCGAATTGGCAGGACGATTGATCAAGAATCATGAAATCAAAGCGGTCCAGGTGTATGCGGGCGAACCTGCGCCCTTTTCTTTTTCCGGCATGGTCAAACATACCTATCTTCGCCGCCTCGATGCCGACAATGATCTCCAGGTCGTTTTGACCGACAAGAATGAACGAAAATTATCGAGTCATCAGATCATTGAAAGTCTCAGACCGGAAATTCTGGCATTCGGAAAGTCAAAAAATGCGGTAATCAAAGTCCTTGAAATACCTCCCGGACCTCCGGTTTTGGCTACGATGGTGGCAGAAATTTACGGTCCGACTGATGAAGTCAGAAAAACAGTTGCACGGGATGTCTATCGTGTCTTTCGGGAGGAACCAAGCGTCGTTGATCTCGATTATTCATGGCGTTTGGGAAGGCCCAGGGAGATTTATATGTACGACCAGGCCAAGGGCGGCCTGTTCGGAACGCACTCAAAACAGACCCTTGAGACGGGAAAATACCTTTTTTCTGAAACGCCACTCCTTTATCTCGATAATTTTTCCAGTCCTGAGGAAGTATCGATCGACCTGTCCATTGATCCAAAAATAAGATCAGGCAAAAAGCCT harbors:
- a CDS encoding patatin-like phospholipase family protein — its product is MMNILKQVSFLPVWILFRLPWAFSISFFFMTLFWIFYGFRWTRDLLALFFPTGSTNPLLNNFNEFLLANFLMLILVLGFIVAYNLSVLLNGILIWLKWKPQHYPSGIPSTMNVPVTTSKEFDHVKRIGIVLAGGGAKGAFQAGSMKAIYRFLEKRGALEKVKVIAATSIGSWNALFWLARFIQPYPEWQGKSIHERWWGLINAKSLTAPSWYIPFFRNAFLSSIPWQNVFESLFCKDQKISDTIRASEIKFFFTRSNVRTGELECATNEAAPVPISGIKYDILDPAGESTKFMEELKAAVFTSMDLPPLFPYFKRKGQYFEDGGVIDNLPSVIAAVHHCDLLFVLPLNSDFEEEPNLTSVLARIFRVMDVRQGILERNGFKMIYLYDELAELRKDAQESRRQLGLPASLPGESPLARALQRTHEKINVFAICPQKIFVKKTIDTYEFWKSKEAARAFNAMYNATEKELLNFRFDRQKDRVCVALVSEEGKILWDDDF
- a CDS encoding cytochrome c, which gives rise to MINFNKGISNQFHILKRIGVFIISIFTFVSLSATHTKPVLALDNEAMRGKEIFAKMVCSACHQIHGEGAQVGPDLSYVGDKRDRKWLLAHFKDPKSLSPNSMMPPVALPESDLAALTNYMLSLKKENK
- a CDS encoding NAD(P)/FAD-dependent oxidoreductase, whose product is MAKIVIIGASIGGLPAAYECADLLGKKHAVSVISNVDFFHFVPSNPWVSVGWRTRADISFPLAPILEKKGIEFIQCPAERIDPKLSQVMTAKGTVSYDYLIIATGPKLNFPAIPGLGPSGYSQSICTVSHAEQAWGAYQGFLKDPGPIVVGAAQGASCFGPAYEMAFILSSDLRKKKIRRKVPITFITPEPYIGHMGLAGVGKSRRAMEDEFADQDIKYVVNASIKEVKPGAMVLESGQEVPFRYSMIIPSFTGVDAVAQTEGLCNPKGFVNIDKYQANPLYKNIYAVGVCVAIPPVEVTQVPTGAPKTGYMIESMVAAAVHNIKADIENNPKRETATWNAICLADMGDTGIAFVALPQMAPRNLNWMKKGKWVHLAKIGLEKYFLNKMKKGKTDPFYEKAILNLLGIPKLEK
- a CDS encoding winged helix-turn-helix transcriptional regulator; the protein is MIRPNRLIYEMQAEICSALGHPLRLEILDLLSDGEKNSSQLLETLHIPKANLSQHLSVLKDSGLIKSRRESQFQYFEVAIPQIKDACEIVKRVLNEKMHGQEQIAAEVKRKLKSGQR
- a CDS encoding TolC family protein — encoded protein: MMTRFGQLARFLFLTVVLSVLIPSNAKGDPPPVELPFLDVWSLVKENSISEKAAFLEFEAIQIEKERISYENVPRVYLDMRAFSTDDPAVSFMSILGQREIRTGDFAPESLNYPGYQFYQKATLGAEWNLYDGGSRSARLRSQDKALLAKTYGTQYDTLYLYHETLLLFGTFKIFQKESSQLESLSDTTRGLLENYRIGVKRNPLGYSGLLGLKSVANRIKEAISENDSRIRLVKNTLEERGVGLPKRWIPAKEPGKESILTFADYFLKPNKNSFAEKKSPRAEMMFAEAQASELQIEGEKAKTRPQVGLFSEGYLADGNRDAAASYVLGLYFRWNLLSSETYRKTDQARISASALKARAEDFQLQEKIEFENASVSASALRQRIALLEENTALLEEQLKTSQKLFASGSINVLQLVEVINQKLDLNIRLGNAEAEYVQAKIVQAKGSGVEIPFSGKRGPYAE
- a CDS encoding efflux RND transporter permease subunit — encoded protein: MPNKGDKMGVAGLLSHLFIQSKLTPVVVIVSLLLGIGAVWLTPKEEEPQITLPMVDIQTDVPGFEAAEVERHVTEPIERAVWGLSGVEYVYSSSSPHSSLVTVRFKVGEPLEPSLVKVHHKLLSIRNELPSVALASEVKSFSIDDVPFLALTFRSRTRDDFSLRTLVAPLARELSSTPDLSRVEMLGGQKRAVRVIADPKLLASRGVSLVAVADALRANDAFAPAGKTWDRKAIYDVEIGKRPTRAEDIESIAIGQRGGKIVHIKDVATVVDGPEEQTRASILFDKAEEGFPQKAVTIVFAKRKGTNVVVLAKQLLDRAATFSKALPPDIRMTAVRNYGSTAADKSNELIKHLLLATLSVTVLIAIMMGIRASLIVAIAIPVTLSITLIIYYFLGYTLNRVTLFALIFSIGILVDDAIVVVENIERHLRSGTTGGLTRTVIRAVSEVGNPTILATFAVIAAVLPMAFVRGMMGPYMKPIPIGASLAMICSLLVAFVITPWAAIRFLRVHPESNPVKGQESLQKNGCFDQTYRTVTGRLLFNPLLALGSGLLIMALLAVSGSLIYLKMVKVKMLPFDNKNEFQLLIDYPPTTSLSESLRWSSELAGRLIKNHEIKAVQVYAGEPAPFSFSGMVKHTYLRRLDADNDLQVVLTDKNERKLSSHQIIESLRPEILAFGKSKNAVIKVLEIPPGPPVLATMVAEIYGPTDEVRKTVARDVYRVFREEPSVVDLDYSWRLGRPREIYMYDQAKGGLFGTHSKQTLETGKYLFSETPLLYLDNFSSPEEVSIDLSIDPKIRSGKKPFSGENIASYESGTVSMSQVIQSPIVRNNETIFRKNLKPVSYVMSELSGSEEAPVYGILKMAPKLPYPTQTAEIPWNTASPIVKWDGEWFITYEVFRDLGISFACVMLLIYILMVGWFRSFAVPLVIMVPIPVSLIGILPGHLIVGAFFTATSMIGFIAGAGIIVRNSIILVDFIDRQIESGMPLKEAVIRSGILRFRPILMTGGAVVVGSSVMLFDPIFQGLAVSLIFGEIAATILTPFTYPRF